DNA from Chitinophaga pendula:
TGGATGAAACAATACCAGGATCTGCCAGACCCATTAGCGTTACCGGTAGACTTTAGTCGTCCCCTGATAAAAAGTACCGTTGGTGCGATTCTTAAAAATAAGCTGACTGGCGATACTGTAAATGGATTGAAACGTCTGGCTGAGCAGGAAAAAGTATCGATGTTCATGCTCTTATTGTCTATTTATCATGTCTTGCTGAGCAAGCTCAGTAGCCAGGAGGATATTGTAATCGGTACACCAACGGCAGGTCGTTTACATGCAGATCTGGAACGTGTGATGGGGATGTTTGTAAATACACTACCCTTACGTAATAGCTGTGCAGGAGAGGATACATTTCAATCCTTTTTACAACGTATAAAAGAAAATACATTATCCTGCTTTGATAATCAGGAATATCAATATGAGGATATCGTTGAGTCGCTTGGTGTAGCCCGTGATATGAGCCGTAATCCGTTGTTCGACGTAATGTTCAGCTATGAGAACTTTGAAGATGTTGATTCAGAGCTGGAAGGATTAAAGTTAACTGCATATGAGAAGAAACATGATGTGTCAAAGTTCGATATGACATTGATTGCAGCAGAAGAAGCAGATGGAATCAGTTTGAATATTGAATATAATACCATTTTATTCAAAGAGGACACCATCATTAGAATGGTAGCTTATTTGAAAAGAATCGCAGCGATTATTGTTAAAGATGCTGGTATTAGAATAAAGGATATTGAACTGCTTGATGAAACGGAAAGAGAAATCTTACTAGGGACATTTAATAGCACTGAAAGTGTATATCCTTCTGATAAAACTATTGTTGATCTTTTCAGGACACAGGTTACTAAAACTCCTGATGAACCAGCATTAATATTTGGGTCGGATACAATGTCCTACCGTGCACTAGATTTATTATCAACGCAGATAAGTATATACCTATGCAAAGATAGAAAGGTGAGCGCTGGAGATAAAGTAGCGATCATGTTGGAAAGGAGTATATACCTGATACCTGTTTTACTCGGTATTTTAAAGTCAGGTGCAGCTTATGTTCCGATTGATCCTTCTTATCCCGTGGGGAGAGTTGAGCATATCTTACAGGACGGTAATATACTGGTGATGATTGATAATGAGAATGTATATGGGATCGTACAACAAGCCTCTCTATACAATGAAAAGGAAATGTCATATGAAGGTCCTACAGGTAGTGATCTTGCCTATGTGATCTATACTTCCGGGTCCACTGGACAGCCCAAAGGAGTGATGATAGAGCATCGCTCCCTGGTCAATAGATTATGGTGGATGCAGCAACAATATCCGATAGGGCAAGGTGATGTGATATTACAGAAGACTCCGGTTGTGTTTGATGTGTCTCTGTGGGAGTTATTCTGGTGGTCTTTTACTGGGGCGAGTCTATATCTGCTTCCTCCAGGAGGAGAAAAAGACCCCGAAATGATAAAGTCCGCGATAACTGCTGCCGGAGTAACGACGCTTCACTTTGTACCATCAATGTTTGAGGCATTCCTTTTAAATACTACTGAAGATGAAGTAAAGACCCGATTAAAAACATTACGCCGGATATTTTGTAGTGGAGAAGCCCTGAAAGTAGAACAAGTGAATAAATTCAGAGCATTGTTTACCCTACAGAAGGGAACCGATCTAATTAACCTATATGGCCCTACTGAGGCTACTGTGGATGTCTCTTGGTATAATTGTGATTGGTCTATCGAACAATTACCTGCCAGTATTCCTATAGGCAAACCCATTGCCAATACAGCGTTATATATACTTGATAAATATGGTAGGCTGTCCCCGATTGGAGTAGCAGGAGAATTATATATAGGAGGAGTCGGAGTAGGAAGAGGGTATTTAAATAATGAGGCGTTAACCAGTGAAAGATTTATTTCAAATCCATTTAAGAGCGGGGATAGGATATACAGAACAGGAGATCTGGCGCGGTGGATGCCGGATGGTAATATAGAGTATCTGGGGCGATTGGATGATCAGATAAAGTTACGAGGACTTCGTATCGAACTAGGTGAAATTACCTATCAGTTAAGTGGTCACAAAGATATACAACAGAGCATAGCTGTCATCAAGGAACGAGCAGGGAGTAAATATATTGTTGGTTACTATACCAGTGAGATCCCAATAGCCGTGTCGACATTCAAGGAATATCTGAGTACAAGGCTGCCAGATTATATGATACCTTCTTATTTTATTAAGATAGACACGTTCCCGCTTACTACTAACGGAAAACTTAATAAAAAGGCATTACCAGATCCTGAAATACAAATAGAAAAGGACAGTTATGTTCCACCGGCTAATGAGCTACAGAAAAGTCTGGTGAAAATATGGGCCGCTGTATTAGCTATTGATGAGGAGAAAATTGGCATCGATACTAACTTTTTTGAATTAGGTGGACACTCTATGGATGTTATTAATGCATGTAATGAGATCAATACTGCTTTTAATACAAATCTATCCGTTGCTACCTTTTTTGAGTTCCCACTTGTCAGCAAAATGGCGAAGTACCTGTCAGGTAAGGTAAAAGAGGAGGAGCAGGAAAATATACAATATTTGGACAATGAAATGGACCAGATGCATCTGGTTTTAGGCGCAATAAACAGGTCTTAATAAATACAATTTCCTTATACATGGAGAAATATACCGGATTAGAAGTAGCAGTGATAGGTCTGTCAGGAAAGTTTCCCAAGGCAGATAATATTAAACAGTACTGGGACAACCTGGTGAATGGCAGGGACTGTGTAAGCGATTTTACCGAAGAAGAGATTATAGAAGAAGGTGAAGATATAGTGCTTGTAAAGGATCCCATGTATGTAAAGTCCAATGCCTGTTTGGAGAATAAGCAGTTCTTCGATGCGGCATTCTTTGGTTATCGCAGTCATGAAGCGGAGTTGATGGATCCGCAGGTCAGACTGTTTCACGAATGTTGCTGGGAAGCACTGGAAGATAGTGGTTATAGCACAGAACATACTAATCGGAAAATCGCACTTTATGCATCCGGATCTTCGGACCCTGATTGGGAGATCTATGCAATGTTACAGAATGAAGAAGGGTTGGTCGATGACTTTAGTGCATCACAACTGAGAGATGTAAGTTATCTCGCCAGCCGGGTTGCGTACAAACTTAATCTGCGTGGTCCTGCCGTATTTGTACATACAGCTTGTTCTTCGTCGTTGGCGGCCATTCATCAGGCATATAACAGTTTGTTGTTGGGAGAATGTGAGATGGCGATTGCGGGTGGTGTATCTGTAAATAATTATTCCAAAAGAGGATATCTATATCAACAAGGGATGATTTTCTCAAAGGACGGAAGATGCAGACCCTTTGACGTAAATGCCAGTGGTACAATTGCCGGTGAAGGTGTTGGCGTTGTGGTGTTAAAACGATTACAGGATGCAATAAAGGATAATGATCATATTTATGCGGTAATAAAGGGTTCTGCGATTAACAACGATGGGAATGATAAGGCAGGATTTACGGCTCCGGGGGTAAAAGGCCAGGTAGATGTGATAAAAAAAGCGCATAAGATGGCTGCTGTCGCCATATCCGGAATCGGTTACGTGGAAGCACATGGTACGGCTACTCAGCTGGGGGATGCCATTGAGATTGAAGCACTCAACCAGGCTTTCGAAGGTAGTAAACCACTTACCTGTGCGATAGGGTCAGTAAAATCAAATATTGGTCACCTGGATGCAGCTGCCGGGGTGGCGGGATTTATAAAAACAGTGCTCGCGCTGAAATATAAAAAACTGTTGCCGAGTTTGCATTATACCAATCCTAATCCCAGTATACCTTTTGAAAAGGGACCATTTTACGTCAATAACACCACGCAGGATTGGATGAGCTCGGGGAGCACCATTAAGGCTGGAATAAGTTCTTTCGGTATCGGAGGCACTAATGTCCATATGGTTTTGGAAGAATCGATAACAACACCAAGATCTACAGCGGGCCGAAAATCCCAGTTACTTACTTTTTCTGCAAAGACACCGGCTGTTCTTGAAAGGAATATAAGTTGCTTTACAACATATTTGAAGCATAACGAAGAGATAGCGCTAGCAGATGTATCATATACCCTGAACTTAGGTAGAAGTACCTTTCCGTACAGGATTTCCATTGCCAGCGATACGAGAGAAGATGCCATCCGGAAAATGTCTGAGGAACGCTTTCTGCAAGCAGTAGCTATTTCCGGAAACAGAGGCCTGAGGAATATCATCTTTATGTTTTCCGGACAGGGGACCCAGTATCCGGGGATGTTTAAGGACATCTATGACAGTGAAGTGATTTTTAGAGAAAAAGTGGACGAGTGTTTTCTCTTATCTCAGCAATATACTGCCAGAAATCTGCGTGCCGCCTTACTTTCGATGTATGCAGATGGAACCGAATTGGCTGACATTGATGATACCACGTACACACAGCCTTTACTGTTCATAGTAGAGTATGCTTATGCTCATATGTTGATGCAATGGGGTGTGGTACCAGATATGATGATCGGCCATAGTATCGGTGAGTATGTGGCCGCGTGTTTAAGTGGCGTATTATCTCTTGAGGATGCTTTGAAACTTGTAATTCGTCGTGGTGAATTGATGGGTAAAGTAAAGAAGGGTAAGATGCTAAGCATCGCTATTGATGAAGAAGGAGCTCGTAACCTGCTTGCAGGATATGAGGGTATTGAAATAGCAGTCATAAATAGCCAGGAAGGGATAGTGGTAGCCGGGAATGAGGGCGCTATCGAAGCTTTCTGTGGAACTTTGTCAGTAGCAGGTATTAAGAATAAGGTGATACCTACTTCACATGCCTTTCATTCCTATATGATGGAAGATATGTTGCCGGAATTCGAACAAACTGCCAATACAATAAAGATAAATCCTCCAAATATACCTTACGTTTCCAACCTGCATGGTGGATTCGTCACTTTTGATGAATTAAATAAAGGGACCTACTGGAGTAAACATGTCAGAAATACTGTACGCTTTTCAAAGGGGATTGATCTGTTGATTAAGCAGGGGCCGGCTATTTTCATCGAGATAGGCCCTGGAAAGGCATTATGTAATCATGTTAATTTAAATCCTTTATTAAGTGACGAATATACGGTGGTCAATATGATCAGAGCTTCTCAGGAAAGCATAAATGATCAATACTACCTGGTCGAGAAAATGGGTACACTTTGGGAGGCAGGAATTAATATAAAATGGAGCGAATATTACGGGAAGGAATCAAGGGCGAGACTTTCATTGCCGACGTATTCTTTTGAAAAAGTACCTTATTCAACTGTTGTTAATATAGACAGTCTATTACAGAAACGATATGGTAAAAGCAGACGAGAACCCGGTACGGGAGATGTGAACGCCTTTGCAAGTACGTGGAAGAAAACCGTTATACCGAAGATAGTAAAGGAAGAGTCCCTGAAAATATTGCTATTCAAGGGGAATGAACATTTCAGCGATTCTCTGGCGGCATACCTCCGTGATCTTGGGCATAATATCATAGCAGTTGTTGGTGGGCAAACATTTAAGGTGATCCATGAAGGCTTGTTAGAAGTAAATTATAATCATTTAACATTGTTATGGGATTATCTGGGATCGAATGGCTTTTCTCCGGATCATATTGTTTATAACACCGCTTTATATGAGCAGTTTTCATCACCAGATTATACATCCGCACTTTCCGGATTAGAGGACGGATATCTTAATCTATGCAGGTTGGCGCAGTCTATTGCGACAATGAAATCTGTTCATGATATATCTATCACGGTTTATAACAACTATGTAGCGAAGGTTTTTGATCAGGATGATGTGAATGCATTGAAATCTGCTATTCTCGGCTGTGTTAAGGTAATGCCTTTAGAATTAATGAATGTGACTTGTAAGCTTGTTGATATCCCATATCCTTTTACAAATGAACAGGCACGTAAATATTTGCCAGGGCTTGCCGGGGAGCTGTTTTACGAAAAAACTGTGCCACTGGTCGCGTACAGAGCAGGACAAAGGTGGAAACATGGTTTTGACAAACTGGAGGCCAGCAAACAAACAACTTCTGCAGTAAAGATTATTCGGGGAGGAACATATATAGTAACCGGCGGAGCTGGTGGTATTGGTTTTTCCATTGCTAAAGACCTTGCTCGTAAGGGGGGAGCTAACGTAATTATTATACATCGCTCTGACCTTTCTGCGGAAATGCTGGAAGAACTTACAGTTATACGTGCGGAAGGGCAAAAGGTGGACCTCTATCAAATGGATGTCTCCAAAGAGAGTGACGTAGCGCATTTTGCTAACGAAATTAGTGAGAAGTATGGTAGAATAAACGGTTTGATCTGGTCAGCGGGAGAAGTTGACAGAGGAGGGATCATTCAGAATAGGACAACTGATGATCTTATTCGGTATACGGATTCTAAAATTAAAGGAGTTCTGCTTTTTCAACGATTTATTGACTTCGCCTCATTCGACTTTATAGCGTTGTTCTCTTCTATTGGTAACGTGTTCTATCAGTCAAAATTTGGCCAGGTGGCATACAATGCTGCCAATGAATTTATGGAAGCACATGTTGCCAGCCTGCGGGAACAATTTGGCATCCATGCTTTTGCCATCAACTGGTGTGATTGGCTGGATGTTGGGATGACGGTAAAAACGATGCAACAGCAGGATACGGATATCCGGCAGATCAATGCGCAGATAACCGATGGAATTTATCCCTCCGAGGGTGTAAATATGTTTCATAGATGCCTGGAGGGTATTGGCCTTTCTACTACTATTTACCGCGGAGATCTTAATGAGGCAATCCGTGAACATCAGCATGAATTTGAGTCCTTCAGGGATGAAATGAACGGTGCTCCTGAAGAGAATAAAGAAGTGCATAAGATCCGGACTACAGAGGAAAAGGTAATGGATGTATTCCGTGAGTTTTTTGGTAGATCTTATATAAATGATGAAGATAATTTC
Protein-coding regions in this window:
- a CDS encoding hybrid non-ribosomal peptide synthetase/type I polyketide synthase: MEKYTGLEVAVIGLSGKFPKADNIKQYWDNLVNGRDCVSDFTEEEIIEEGEDIVLVKDPMYVKSNACLENKQFFDAAFFGYRSHEAELMDPQVRLFHECCWEALEDSGYSTEHTNRKIALYASGSSDPDWEIYAMLQNEEGLVDDFSASQLRDVSYLASRVAYKLNLRGPAVFVHTACSSSLAAIHQAYNSLLLGECEMAIAGGVSVNNYSKRGYLYQQGMIFSKDGRCRPFDVNASGTIAGEGVGVVVLKRLQDAIKDNDHIYAVIKGSAINNDGNDKAGFTAPGVKGQVDVIKKAHKMAAVAISGIGYVEAHGTATQLGDAIEIEALNQAFEGSKPLTCAIGSVKSNIGHLDAAAGVAGFIKTVLALKYKKLLPSLHYTNPNPSIPFEKGPFYVNNTTQDWMSSGSTIKAGISSFGIGGTNVHMVLEESITTPRSTAGRKSQLLTFSAKTPAVLERNISCFTTYLKHNEEIALADVSYTLNLGRSTFPYRISIASDTREDAIRKMSEERFLQAVAISGNRGLRNIIFMFSGQGTQYPGMFKDIYDSEVIFREKVDECFLLSQQYTARNLRAALLSMYADGTELADIDDTTYTQPLLFIVEYAYAHMLMQWGVVPDMMIGHSIGEYVAACLSGVLSLEDALKLVIRRGELMGKVKKGKMLSIAIDEEGARNLLAGYEGIEIAVINSQEGIVVAGNEGAIEAFCGTLSVAGIKNKVIPTSHAFHSYMMEDMLPEFEQTANTIKINPPNIPYVSNLHGGFVTFDELNKGTYWSKHVRNTVRFSKGIDLLIKQGPAIFIEIGPGKALCNHVNLNPLLSDEYTVVNMIRASQESINDQYYLVEKMGTLWEAGINIKWSEYYGKESRARLSLPTYSFEKVPYSTVVNIDSLLQKRYGKSRREPGTGDVNAFASTWKKTVIPKIVKEESLKILLFKGNEHFSDSLAAYLRDLGHNIIAVVGGQTFKVIHEGLLEVNYNHLTLLWDYLGSNGFSPDHIVYNTALYEQFSSPDYTSALSGLEDGYLNLCRLAQSIATMKSVHDISITVYNNYVAKVFDQDDVNALKSAILGCVKVMPLELMNVTCKLVDIPYPFTNEQARKYLPGLAGELFYEKTVPLVAYRAGQRWKHGFDKLEASKQTTSAVKIIRGGTYIVTGGAGGIGFSIAKDLARKGGANVIIIHRSDLSAEMLEELTVIRAEGQKVDLYQMDVSKESDVAHFANEISEKYGRINGLIWSAGEVDRGGIIQNRTTDDLIRYTDSKIKGVLLFQRFIDFASFDFIALFSSIGNVFYQSKFGQVAYNAANEFMEAHVASLREQFGIHAFAINWCDWLDVGMTVKTMQQQDTDIRQINAQITDGIYPSEGVNMFHRCLEGIGLSTTIYRGDLNEAIREHQHEFESFRDEMNGAPEENKEVHKIRTTEEKVMDVFREFFGRSYINDEDNFFELGGDSLEGMTLIARINKKIGVRLAIGDLYKHPDVKSLVRYLASQEDKQGGSEIPKAPKKEYYQLSSSQRRMYFLQQLNPNSTAYNGVQILMLDGLPDKNKLKDSINKVIQRHEILRTKFELVNETMVQKVEEVVNFLLEEYESDGTDIDILIQRFVRSFNLNQAPVFRAGLIRIDQLSHLLLFDLHHIVTDGVSNNILASDFMDLYNGKELMPLRLQYRDFAEWQQSEPEQQRIYAQKEFWMNMFSELPAPLDLPLDFSRPLSKGTEGAKLVDELSDKHSLALKKLAEKEGVSMFMLLLSIYHVLLGKLSGQSDIVVGVSTAGRLNADLEGVMGMFVNTLPFRNRSEEDQPFSSFLQDVKNNTLSCFDNQEYQYEDIVESLGISRDMSRNPLFDVMFSYENFERVEMELEGLRLKPYNEEHEISKFDLTLIAGEDSGIISIQLEYSTALFMRESIEQICLYFKRIVGAIIENSNVCLRDISIMDQEECNRLLIDFNNTDNVHSQDRTIIDLFEEQVYRTPSETALQFGKEMISYKDLHVISDQLAVYLQAEFNLGGGDLVGVIAERNIDLVIVLLGILKAGAAYIPIDPAYPEARTSMILRDAGVKLVLDDQRISIVRQAAASYSGDKLYLRPVGTDLAYVIYTSGSTGQPKGVMIAHHSLANYLRWARNHYIHSNTETVFSLHSSISFDLTITSLFLPLISGGRLKIFGGGNNPGVIGTVIADTEVNVVKLTPSHLKLIRDLPVSARPMKFIIGGELLERTVAEDIYQQYGGQASLYNEYGPTESTVGCMLYLYNPLEGGYAVPIGKPIWNTRLYVLDEELRPVALGVRGELYIGGAGLAVGYANNPLLTSQRFIDSPFVKGDRLYRTGDQVRMLSWDKMVYLGRLDDQVKLRGYRIELGEISGLLNSYEGISDSVAVVMGTSEDQYLCGYYVSSATIDHASLRSYLQEQLPVYMVPDHLQRIDHIPLTQNGKVDYKALPDIEITAGDGYIAPSGEIEEQLVEIWADVLQLEKEDISVTRSFFELGGNSLEIVALTHKINITFGRSIGIADMFGLTTILAIKEFLLKGDTERLDSIRENIAYAIDDAEEDLKMLEDI